The following are encoded in a window of Miltoncostaea marina genomic DNA:
- a CDS encoding dihydrofolate reductase family protein has translation MGTVVMYGTVSVDGFIADEDDRPGPLFDWLTSGDVALDETGQLMVSQASYDHTRAYWDRIAVTIAGRHVFDLTDGWGGTPPSGIDHVVVVSHRPAPDGWPPDAPFRFADGIEAAMATAQELAGDRTVEVAAGEVGGQMLAAGLVDEVAMDVAPVVLGSGKRYFGSLDARHLLEDPDVAIRGDRVLHLRYRVRR, from the coding sequence ATGGGCACGGTGGTCATGTACGGCACGGTCTCGGTGGACGGCTTCATCGCGGACGAGGACGACCGGCCCGGGCCGCTGTTCGACTGGCTGACGAGCGGCGACGTCGCGCTCGACGAGACCGGGCAGCTGATGGTGTCGCAGGCGTCCTACGACCACACCCGGGCCTACTGGGACCGGATCGCCGTGACGATCGCCGGCCGTCACGTCTTCGACCTGACGGACGGCTGGGGCGGCACGCCGCCGAGCGGGATCGATCACGTGGTCGTCGTGTCGCACCGGCCGGCGCCCGACGGCTGGCCCCCCGACGCGCCGTTCCGCTTCGCCGACGGCATCGAGGCGGCCATGGCCACGGCGCAGGAGCTCGCGGGCGACCGCACGGTCGAGGTCGCCGCCGGCGAGGTCGGCGGTCAGATGCTGGCCGCGGGGCTCGTCGACGAGGTCGCCATGGACGTCGCGCCCGTGGTGCTCGGGTCCGGCAAGCGCTACTTCGGCTCGCTCGACGCGCGGCATTTGCTGGAGGACCCCGACGTCGCGATCCGGGGCGACCGGGTGCTCCACCTGCGCTACCGGGTGCGCCGATGA
- a CDS encoding RNA polymerase sigma factor, translating to MTGRPSPGLDEGALRALVPRALADLVRRGEDFDAAEDALQEALIEALRTWPGAPPRDPRAWLVTVATRRLVDARRSDAARARREQATLAERPPGPARDGDDALLLLFCCCHPGLPPASQVALTLRAVGGLTTREIADAFHVPEATMAQRISRAKRALRGRRLTAPGDLAVVLRVLSLVYAAGHAGRRELTSEAIRLARLLTLATDEPEARGLLALMLLNHARLPARLDAHGRIVALDRQDRTRWDTREIAEGVRVLQSALALGRPGRYQIEAAIAALHDDAASADETDWPQILAWYDDLVALTDDPVRRDPAAVLGRAVALGHAVGAAEGLREADTLREVLGDRHRWHAARGHLLELAGDLAAAGAAYAEAARLATNVAERDHLVRQAARVRSDGRA from the coding sequence GTGACCGGGCGCCCCTCGCCGGGGCTGGACGAGGGCGCCCTGCGCGCCCTCGTCCCCCGGGCGCTCGCCGACCTGGTGCGGCGGGGCGAGGACTTCGACGCCGCCGAGGACGCGCTGCAGGAGGCGCTCATCGAGGCGCTGCGGACGTGGCCCGGCGCCCCGCCGCGCGACCCGCGCGCGTGGCTGGTGACGGTCGCGACCCGGCGCCTGGTCGACGCCCGCCGCAGCGACGCCGCCCGGGCTCGGCGGGAGCAGGCGACGCTCGCGGAGCGGCCGCCCGGCCCCGCCCGCGACGGCGACGACGCGCTGCTGCTGCTGTTCTGCTGCTGCCACCCCGGCCTGCCGCCGGCCTCCCAGGTGGCGCTGACCCTGCGCGCGGTCGGCGGGCTGACGACCCGGGAGATCGCCGACGCCTTCCACGTGCCCGAGGCGACGATGGCCCAGCGCATCAGCCGCGCCAAGCGCGCGCTGCGCGGGCGCCGCCTCACGGCGCCCGGCGACCTCGCCGTGGTGCTGCGGGTGCTCTCGCTGGTCTACGCGGCCGGCCACGCGGGCCGGCGGGAGCTGACGAGCGAGGCGATCCGGCTCGCGCGGCTGCTCACCCTCGCCACCGACGAGCCGGAGGCGCGCGGCCTCCTCGCCCTGATGCTGCTCAACCACGCGCGCCTGCCGGCGCGGCTCGACGCGCACGGCCGCATCGTGGCGCTCGACCGCCAGGACCGCACGCGCTGGGACACCCGCGAGATCGCCGAGGGCGTGCGGGTGCTGCAGTCGGCCCTCGCCCTGGGGCGCCCCGGGCGGTACCAGATCGAGGCGGCGATCGCCGCCCTGCACGACGACGCGGCGAGCGCCGATGAGACCGACTGGCCCCAGATCCTCGCCTGGTACGACGACCTCGTCGCCCTGACCGACGACCCGGTGCGCCGCGACCCGGCCGCCGTGCTGGGCCGCGCCGTGGCGCTGGGCCACGCGGTCGGCGCCGCCGAGGGGCTGCGCGAGGCCGACACCCTGCGCGAGGTGCTGGGCGACCGCCACCGCTGGCACGCCGCGCGCGGCCACCTGCTCGAGCTCGCGGGCGACCTCGCGGCCGCGGGCGCCGCCTACGCCGAGGCCGCCCGGCTGGCGACGAACGTCGCCGAGCGCGACCACCTGGTCCGCCAGGCCGCCCGCGTGCGGAGCGACGGCCGGGCGTGA
- a CDS encoding multicopper oxidase family protein: MSRAGGAPDAFPSDASGLPEAGSPAVVELVDGDALELRIAPVAKRLGDRTVRMLAYNGSIPGPTLKVPQGSEAIVTVVNDGDLESTVHWHGLRLDWRSDGTHETQEPIPVGGGFTCRVTFPDPGVYWYHPHIREDYGQELGLYGNILVVPSDPDYWPPVDRELLLTLDDVLLEGDRVAPFSRSETTFTAMGRFGDVMLVGGETDLSLAARPGEVVRLYLTNTANTRVFNLALPGARMKLVGGDSGRCEREEIVESVVLAPSERAVVDVLFEAPGELALEHRTPDRTYRLAGITVGGGALRSSHRERFWTLRTDPELVAERERLVPVLSAEPDKTLSFVAEMDMGEPASGDALYVCPMHPEVVRGEPGRCPECGMRLVPAALVAEATTGADHGGHSAPGTAAREADDHTAHHAAEHGHHAHPARDAPAHEPHAGGHSHEAGRGIEWEDDMVEVNRMTTPATMRWMLVDRDTGARNAEIDWRFRVGDRVKIRLVNEMDSDHPMHHPFHIHGAGRFLVLTRDGAVEPNLVWSDTVLVRTGATVDILLEVTNPGIWMAHCHIAEHHEGGMMLGFTVDPPAS; encoded by the coding sequence ATGAGCCGCGCGGGCGGGGCGCCGGACGCGTTCCCGAGCGATGCCTCCGGCCTGCCGGAGGCCGGCTCGCCGGCCGTCGTGGAGCTCGTCGACGGCGACGCCCTCGAGCTGCGCATCGCCCCGGTGGCGAAGCGCCTGGGCGACCGGACGGTCCGGATGCTCGCCTACAACGGCTCGATCCCGGGGCCGACGCTGAAGGTCCCGCAGGGCTCGGAGGCGATCGTCACGGTCGTGAACGATGGCGACCTGGAGTCGACCGTCCACTGGCACGGCCTGCGCCTCGACTGGCGCTCGGACGGGACCCACGAGACGCAGGAGCCCATCCCGGTGGGCGGCGGCTTCACCTGCCGCGTGACCTTCCCAGACCCCGGGGTCTACTGGTATCACCCGCACATCCGCGAGGACTACGGCCAGGAGCTCGGCCTCTACGGCAACATCCTGGTGGTCCCGTCGGATCCGGACTACTGGCCGCCCGTCGATCGCGAGCTGCTGCTCACCCTGGACGACGTCCTGCTGGAGGGCGACCGGGTCGCTCCCTTCAGCCGCTCCGAGACGACGTTCACCGCGATGGGCCGGTTCGGCGACGTGATGTTGGTCGGCGGAGAGACCGACCTGTCGCTCGCCGCCCGTCCCGGCGAGGTCGTGCGCCTCTATCTCACCAACACCGCCAACACCCGCGTCTTCAACCTCGCCCTCCCCGGCGCGCGGATGAAGCTGGTGGGCGGCGACAGCGGCCGCTGCGAGCGCGAGGAGATCGTCGAGTCGGTCGTCCTCGCGCCCTCGGAGCGGGCGGTCGTCGACGTCCTGTTCGAGGCGCCCGGGGAGCTGGCGCTCGAGCACCGCACCCCTGACCGCACCTACCGGCTCGCCGGCATCACGGTGGGCGGCGGAGCGCTCAGATCGTCGCACCGTGAGCGGTTCTGGACGCTGCGGACCGATCCCGAGCTTGTGGCCGAGCGCGAGCGCCTCGTCCCCGTGCTGAGCGCCGAGCCCGACAAGACGCTCTCGTTCGTGGCCGAGATGGACATGGGCGAGCCGGCGTCGGGCGACGCCCTCTACGTCTGCCCGATGCACCCCGAGGTCGTGCGCGGCGAGCCGGGCCGGTGCCCGGAGTGCGGCATGCGTCTCGTGCCGGCGGCCCTCGTCGCCGAGGCGACCACGGGAGCCGACCATGGCGGCCACTCGGCGCCGGGCACCGCGGCGCGCGAGGCTGATGACCATACGGCGCACCACGCGGCCGAACACGGCCACCATGCGCACCCGGCGCGCGACGCGCCGGCCCATGAGCCGCACGCCGGGGGCCACTCGCACGAGGCGGGCCGCGGCATCGAGTGGGAGGACGACATGGTCGAGGTCAACCGGATGACCACGCCGGCCACCATGCGATGGATGCTGGTCGACCGCGACACGGGCGCGCGGAACGCGGAGATCGACTGGCGGTTCCGGGTCGGTGATCGCGTGAAGATCCGGCTGGTGAACGAGATGGACTCGGACCACCCGATGCACCACCCGTTCCATATCCACGGGGCCGGGCGCTTCCTGGTTCTGACCCGCGACGGGGCGGTCGAGCCGAACCTCGTGTGGAGCGACACCGTGCTCGTGCGCACCGGAGCGACGGTCGACATCCTCCTGGAGGTCACCAACCCTGGGATCTGGATGGCCCACTGCCACATCGCCGAGCACCACGAGGGCGGAATGATGCTCGGGTTCACCGTCGATCCGCCGGCGTCCTGA
- a CDS encoding cation transporter: MTTLLAPAAPRLGDAERLRLAARVRLLSWVSLAYMTAEGAIAIVAGVMAGSVALVGFGLDSAIEGLASAIIVWRFTGHRVVSEAAETRAQKLVAIQFFVLAPYVGFESVQALVTGERPDASALGIALSALSLVVMPYLGVAKERLADRLGSAATKGEGRQNMLCAYLAGALLIGLVGNMALGAWWLDPAVGLLIAGVAVKEGLEAWRGEGCCVGDPVPAAATADGCADGCCER, encoded by the coding sequence GTGACGACGCTCCTCGCTCCCGCCGCCCCGCGGCTCGGGGACGCCGAGCGCCTTCGCCTGGCGGCCCGGGTGCGGCTGCTGTCGTGGGTGAGCCTCGCCTACATGACCGCCGAGGGCGCGATCGCGATCGTCGCGGGCGTGATGGCCGGCTCGGTCGCGCTCGTCGGCTTCGGCCTCGACTCGGCGATCGAGGGCCTCGCCTCGGCGATCATCGTCTGGCGCTTCACCGGCCACCGGGTCGTCTCGGAGGCCGCCGAGACGCGCGCCCAGAAGCTGGTGGCGATCCAGTTCTTCGTGCTCGCGCCCTACGTCGGCTTCGAGTCGGTGCAGGCGCTCGTGACGGGCGAGCGGCCCGACGCCAGCGCGCTCGGCATCGCCCTGTCGGCGCTCAGCCTGGTCGTGATGCCCTACCTCGGCGTCGCCAAGGAGCGCCTGGCCGACCGGCTCGGCTCGGCGGCCACCAAGGGCGAGGGGCGCCAGAACATGCTCTGCGCCTACCTCGCGGGCGCGCTGCTGATCGGGCTGGTCGGCAACATGGCCCTCGGAGCCTGGTGGCTCGACCCGGCGGTCGGCCTGCTGATCGCAGGCGTCGCGGTCAAGGAGGGCCTCGAGGCGTGGCGCGGCGAGGGCTGCTGCGTGGGCGATCCCGTCCCCGCTGCCGCGACGGCCGACGGTTGCGCCGACGGCTGCTGCGAGCGCTGA
- a CDS encoding metalloregulator ArsR/SmtB family transcription factor yields the protein MEPDACELLCLDLPKAERVRAGQPDAAALATAAERAKALGDPTRLAVALALRDGGELCVCDLGWVVGRSDKLVSHHARALRLAGLAGSRREGKMVLYSLTEAGRALLEAVVPARVGA from the coding sequence ATCGAGCCTGACGCCTGCGAGCTGCTCTGCCTGGATCTGCCGAAGGCGGAGCGGGTGCGCGCCGGTCAACCCGATGCGGCGGCGCTCGCCACGGCCGCCGAGCGAGCCAAGGCGCTCGGGGATCCGACGCGCCTCGCGGTCGCGCTGGCGCTGCGTGACGGGGGAGAGCTCTGCGTCTGCGACCTCGGCTGGGTGGTCGGGCGCTCCGACAAGCTCGTCTCCCACCATGCCCGGGCGCTTCGGCTCGCGGGCCTCGCGGGTTCGCGGCGCGAGGGCAAGATGGTGCTCTACTCGCTGACCGAGGCCGGCCGCGCGCTGCTGGAGGCCGTCGTGCCCGCGCGGGTGGGCGCGTGA